CCAGAGAAGGAGACCCAGATCTGGCCAGCAGATCGGTCGCAGATTTGCTTCGCTCAAAAAGTGATAGGTAGAATAAATTTTGGGACTTGCTGAGCTTGTCTCTGAGAGATTTTTTGAGCCTATCGTCCACAATGACTCGTAAACTcattaaattaaataacTTGATTCAAATTGTGGATAAATATAAATTGAAAGCTCTCTACACCTTACACCGGGGTAAAATGAGATTATGTCATTACTAGATAGATTAGGGAGCAGTGGTGAGCAAGACAATAGCAAGGAAGTTAGGTCACAACATTGGGTCCATGATATTTTTGCCTTCGCTCGTAATTTTCTTTGCCCACTGTCTTGCCAAAATCGACACCTTCATAAATTTGCGCGAAGCATacttcttgaaaaactcctcGTGCACAATAGGACTGATCAGATAATCTATAATCATTTCGCTCACTTCCTTCAAATCGCTCTCTTTGTATCCCCCACTGTAGTGGATGAGGTTGCCGTTCCAGTCGTTCTTCGACAGCATTTTGCGTGCTATGTACAtagcagctgctgaacacAACGATGGCAGGTATCCAATAAATTTGTGGTCGATGATTGATATTTCTAACAGATATTTGCCAATGGTTCTGGACTGAACGTCGTAGTCATCGGCTTTGGAAATGCGTCGTAGGAAGTTCATAGGATTTGGGTAACTCATGTTGAACTGGAGAATCTCCAGGATGAATTTTTCTGCGTTTAggatctcctcctcggtgAAGCCTCCGTCCGTCACGTAGGCATAGTTCTTCACAGATGGAGAATACACCTCCTCGTATTTAGCGGCAATGAATAAAGAACCAGTGGCCAACAGCTGCAATCTGTCAACTTGGACACTTTCGCGTGACATGAAGCGATCCATAATGTTGATAGCAAGATACAATGTTTCTGGAAGGAGTCTGAACTTTAGATGCACTTCGACCATCCAGTCCACCAAAATAGAACGCATCTTAGGGCGCAGATTCCTTTGCCAATGCAAGTAGtttggatctggaagagTCTTGAGCTCCAGTTCATGCAAGTATTCAAAGATGTCGTTAACGTACTCGCTCACCATCAGCGGAtcgtcggcgtcgtctGCATCAAGATCGTCCCAGGTGTAGTCGTGTTCCACCTTAACTTTCTTGACTTCCTGAGTCCCCTGCTCTAGAAAGTCACTGCTCGAATCTGTGGCCTGTCTTTTGAGTGACACGCGCTTGTCGCTGTGTTCTGGTTCCTGCTTGTCCGCACGGATTTTCAAGGGCCTCACAAGTTGGCCCGCAGTTTTTCCTTGTTGTGACTGTTGATGAGGTAGACTCTGTCTTTGTCTCTGTGTCTCTAAAATGCCCGCGTTATTGTTGATGTCTGTCAACGCCGAGCGCGCACGGGTCAGCGATTGTTTTGGTCGAGGTTGGCTGTCCGCCAATCCTTTGGAAGACATCACACCGCTGATTTGCGGcatgttctcgtcgtccattTGCATTTGAGAAAGTTCCTGAATGTTAGATTCACGCGACTCCATTAGTATACTCACTCTTGACATGATGGAGCAGAAATTTTTGGCGTTAttctcgttcttgtcgCTTTCTTTTGGTATCCCTTCTAAAACACGTCCGCTACTTGTCTCTCTGTAAATCTAGCTTAATTCCAAACGTGTATTTGTTCCAGTACAACTCTCCTCGTTATGCACTCTCTAAGGCTTCGTGTCAACTCAAAACGGCGTCCTACACTCCTTGAAAGCCAGCAAACCAGACCTAAAATTCACTTGTTTTCTTTATAAACCTTGGTATTCCCTAAAAGAGAAActagaaaaaaaacaccCGTGCTTTCTGCCATCCTGCCTACCCTGGCAATATGTAAACACTAAGAAGTTATTTAATTTGAGGTGCGAGGTGTAAACGCGTTCGTTCAACTATATCCCATTTTACGGTCGTACTCTTCGGTCTCCTTCTGGCCCAACACATCGCTGTCGTTCCATTTGATGTTCAGACTGCCATAGTagcttctttcaaaaatttcTGTGCAATTGATCTTCTGGATCTGGCCAAAAACTGAACTAGGATTGGTCTTAGCCTGCCGCCTaagaagctgcttgatATTCGCGTTTGTGCCCCATGGAGCAAGCTGCTTCGACgcttcatcatcttcatTATCCGAGTTTATCTCTGGCAGCTCGTTTACGTCTATGATGACTGGTTTGGAAGGCTTGGAAGTCACCACCTCACTCGTAGGCTTTGTAGCAGGCTCCGGTAAACGATTTAGTTTCGAGTGATTCACAGAGATCTTTCTCAGCTTGATGTCCGCACGCTGCCTTTTGGCTTGCAGTAAATGCTCAGACTTTTTGCGCTTCTCTAATTTCTTATGCAAGTCTATCAGACTCTTTGCATCTGGCGAGCCAACTCCATACTGAGATTTGTTTGAGCTCGGTTGCAGCATCTGCTCGGTCAATGGCAGTTTTGACCTATTCAGTTCATTAGGCAATTTCAATTCAAGCTGGCTCAGCTTTGATTTCTGTATCTTCTTGTCCAGGTTGGTTAATCTCTCCGCCGGAGTTTTGGTGATTTTCGACGTTGGGATAAAAGACTTACTTTTTGACGGCGAGCCTGTCGCTTTTGTCACCTCACTGTGCTTCTCCAACTTTATTGATTTCAGTAGTTGAGATTTATGACGCGAATCGTCGATACCAAGACGGGCAGGGGTCTTCGTAAGGTGTATGTTTTCTTTCGAAGGGGACAATTTACTGCGTTTTGTACTGGCTTCAGTTGGTGCCATCAGCCGCGATAATAGATTAGAATGCGCGTGTTTGTTTGgggatttttttggagagcCGTTATGTTGTTTTGAAGGGGACTTATGAGGCGATTTGAACAGTTCGTTCTGTAGTGGAGAAGACTTATAAGCCAGCCCTCTATTGATGTTGATGGTAGACTCGCTGCTGCCTGTATTCGATGGCGACAGATCGCTAATTGGGGGCAACCTCAAGTTGTACGGCTGCTTAATTATGCTGGAATTGAAAGAACCATAATCCTTGAACGGAGACAGTTCATCCCGGTTTTCATCCCTTAAAACGTGTTGTGTAGGTCCTCTAATCTGTTTTGTTGTCCTCTTTGGCTGGTTTGTGGCCTTACTaattgattttttcttCCCCTGCTTGATCATTAGAGGTTCTCTCGATGGCAGTTCCGCAAACTTAATAGGCGACCTGCCTGCGTTCGGAGTAGTGCTATTGTTGACACTTGGCAGCTTGCTTGTTTGCGCATCCGTCTTGAGTGGTATCCTTATCTGTGCAAGTTCAATCTTTTCGAGTTTTCCAATTTGGAAGCTAATGTCGTTGTCAATGTCGCTTAGCATGATATCTCcctcgtccagaagaacCGATGCATCGGCCGGTGATTGAGCGGGTTTCTCTCGTTGCTTCGGAACAGAGTCAGTGGGCGTGGTGGTGGCTGTTTCGTGTGCAATAGGACGCGTGAATTCTTCCTTCGGCGACGATTCTTCATGCATTAGAGTTTTGCGAGCAAACGATTTGCGAatgtttttcgagattgCGTCGAATGAGAGATCAGAAGACTCTTCATTATCGGAAACAGCCCTTTTAGGAGATTCAGAGACATGCTGTTTGCAGGCCTCAGGAGACAGAGTTGGAAGTTTGTCTTGCAATTGCGAATGATCTTGCTTGCTTGATTCAGCTTCAAGTACAGGAGAAACCTGTGGCTCTGGCGAATCGTGCATGGATGGCTCTTCGTTGTCAATGTCCTTGCTGCTGTGTTGGGTCACTATATTCGTCTGTTCTTGGATCAACTCCACCCCTTGTGAATATAAGTCCCTCACAGGCGAGCTTACCCTTCTAAGTTTTGCGGGTGACCTTAGCAACACCATCACACTCTGGTCTTTGTCTTGCTGTCTTTCCTGGTCCTCCTCTAGTAATGACAAATCACTCAGATCCGAGCAG
This portion of the Ogataea parapolymorpha DL-1 chromosome IV, whole genome shotgun sequence genome encodes:
- a CDS encoding G2/mitotic-specific cyclin CYB1, whose amino-acid sequence is MSRELSQMQMDDENMPQISGVMSSKGLADSQPRPKQSLTRARSALTDINNNAGILETQRQRQSLPHQQSQQGKTAGQLVRPLKIRADKQEPEHSDKRVSLKRQATDSSSDFLEQGTQEVKKVKVEHDYTWDDLDADDADDPLMVSEYVNDIFEYLHELELKTLPDPNYLHWQRNLRPKMRSILVDWMVEVHLKFRLLPETLYLAINIMDRFMSRESVQVDRLQLLATGSLFIAAKYEEVYSPSVKNYAYVTDGGFTEEEILNAEKFILEILQFNMSYPNPMNFLRRISKADDYDVQSRTIGKYLLEISIIDHKFIGYLPSLCSAAAMYIARKMLSKNDWNGNLIHYSGGYKESDLKEVSEMIIDYLISPIVHEEFFKKYASRKFMKVSILARQWAKKITSEGKNIMDPML